The stretch of DNA AAGGTAAAAGGAATGAGCTACAGAGACCTTATTAGTGCTCGTAGATTACGTTTACTCCCCCAGATGAACGTAAGTAAAGACAATATTGTGGATGTCATCACAGGAGCAAAGATCCTGCAGATGCCCTGTGCGGTACAAGCTGCTATCGACACCATCTCCGCACAGATCACTCCTGAGAACTGCTATGAGATCCTGATGATCGCCAAAAAGCAGCGACTAAACGAACTGAAAGAAACGGCCTATCGGTTCATGAGTGACAACTTTctccaggttctgagagatcccGCTGTCTACGGGCGCCTCACGGGCTCAGAGAGAGACCTCATACTGCGCAAACGGATGGAGAGCCGCCAGTGTCTGATGGTAGCGGAGATCAACGACGTGTTTGAGCGTGTAGGAAGTAGACCGCCCAGCAGAAACAGCAGCCGTCCCCAGAGTCCTCTCTCCATCACCTCTTTTGAGGACAATCACATGATCTACTACTACAATAAAAGCAGTAAGGACTGGCACACCCTGACCGTCATGCCAGAAGACATCAACACCAGGGGCTGCGGTATCTGTACTATGTACAACTACTTGTTTGTGGCCTGGCGGGATCAGGGGAACTGGGGAGAAAAGCAAAGTCTCTGACAAAGTATTCTGCTACAATCCCATCACAGACCGCTGGAGCGAAGTCCGACCCATGAACCAAGCACGATCGCAGCTCAAACTCGTCTCCATGGATGGGAACCTGTACGCCATTGGCGGTGAATGTCTTTTCACCGTGGAGAAGTACGATCCTCGAATGGACCGCTGGACGGCGGTGGCTCCTCTACCTAAAGGAGCATTTGCTGTGGCTCACGAAGCCACGACGTGTAACGGCGAGTTGTACGTCTCAGGAGGATCTCTGTTCTATCGGTtgctgaaatatgacccagagagaCGAATGGCAGGAGTGCCCATACAACAACAGCAGGAAAAAATCCACAGACATGGTGGCTCTCAGAGCTTCATCTACCGATTTGATGTAAACCGTGAACAGGGCATCAGTGTCTTTAAATACAACACCATCGTGAAGATGTGGCATGACTGTGCCTCCCAGCAGCAGGGCTGCACACTGCCATTTCGATGCGCTGTCATCGATAACTGCATCTACTGTGTGAATAAATCTCAGACTCTTCAATTCATTGTAGAAGAGGATGGAGGTCGATTCAAAGACGAGTCTCTGAAAGCACCTGTGGAGCCAAAGGCATCTTATTTCCCTTTGTTCTCAGCTTGCCTGAGAGAGGTGGAAGAATTCTTGAGTAGGATATTTCATCCCTCGGATTGACCACTTCGGAGTCACTCCAAACATGGAGAAGAGAATGCCTGGTCAATATTTATAGATTAAACATCATCTCCAGAGAAGTTCAAAGAGCCAGCACGTAGTGCTTGAAACTGGAATGTGTTCTTTGCATGTAAAATCACAACTCCACTATTCAACTTTAGATGAAGACAGTCATACTTTATAGCTCATTTGTGcagtcttttccttttttttgtgcaCTTTGTATAAGATATTAATTTAGGCTGAACCTAAAAATCCATTCATTTGTAAAGGCTAGTTAATTGCACCAACAGCCCTGACCAACAGCAAAAATCGCCAAAAATTCCACGACCcgattaatacaattaaacatTCACTATCAGAATACAAACTCTGACCAACTCAGGGTTAACACACTGATCCGACTGAACCCAAACACACTTCTGTTGCTGTTGTTCGGCTTCCGTCAGTGCAGTGGGAATTAACCTTAAGATGGCAATGAAGAGCACAAAAGAACAATTGAAGCACATGATGTAATAATGTGACCCTGTTTCCTAGCAACAGATTCTATGCAAATAGATTTTGAAGTAAAAATTATACACTTTTTGAACTACATAGCAAAAAAATAGCTCTCAGTTCTAGAACTTTGATACAGCAGGGCGTCAGCTAACAGATGTCCTGGAGCAGCTGAGGAGAAGCCATAACTTTGGATGACATTGGgtaacaaaggaaacttaaagagCACAAAGCACTTGACTTCTGTAATTGCTGCTACTCTAATATTACTGGATCGCAGATGTTCAAACCAGTGCATTCTTATGACCGCACACTCAGCAGCTCAATGTCTCTGAGACTCTTCTAGGAGAGATTTTAGCACTTTCTTTGGGGAAAGACCAGAAGGCAAAAGAAAAGGTGTATGTTCCTTATTTCTGAATCATTGCCAAAGTTAAAAGTTGATATTTTGCAGGCAGACACACGTTCATTTAAATTACTTCTtatgagcaatacatttttttgtttgaaatatcATTCATCAGCGTTTTAGGATTTAAGATCAAACTGTTGTTAATGAAGACTACAATTACCGTTTAGTAGAATAACTTTTATCCATAATAAACACTTCAGATTCTCAGACACCTGAGATCTTCAACAGCTAGGGAGAAAATATTGTCTTTATGCTGTTGTCTTACATGAATTTAGGATGAACCTATCAAAGAGAAACAGACACTGTCACAAAACTCTAAACATTCATATGGTATCCATAGCATGCAATGAGGTATTATAATGTCATTATAACTTGGATGTTGCAATCTGTGTAGACACCCTGTGATATTAAGTGTCCAGGAGTATTTTACTGAGATATAATTGTTCACGCTTCAGTATTCCCCTAGACATTTATGAGCTGATGGAGATGAGTAATAGTTCGAGGATATGGATTTTATTAATGTGTCTTTAGTGTAGTTCTTTTTGAAATAAACTTATGGGAATTTGAATATGAATGTTGGTATGATTATGAACTTGAATGTGAatgttttattagcttttttaaatCAACCCCATGTGCTTTAATCATGTTTAATGAACCTGGACAAACAACACAATTccagtaaacatttaaaattgtattcacTGATAAATTAATCATCAATCTCTCCAACTTTGCAAAGGTTCCCTACACATTTAAACCGTAACAACTTTTGTCTAgcattttttaaagatgttttttaaataatctggTGATTGGAAAACTcttcaaacattaaaatgaaagtgTATATAACACTGGTCATATGGGTGGTATTGCTTGCTTGTGTGTATAAAGCTAAgatgctttttaaaacaaatgactTGATGGCTTCACATTTTCAGTGGCTTTATGTCAGTTTAACATCTCACAAACTAATGTTTCTGTGTTTACAATAAAGGATCTTTTGTTTCCTGGTTCATTATTGTAGCTTTTTTACAGATTTGTGTGTAAATACGGCTCTATGATCTGAGGAAACAGAACATGTCTCTGTTCTTTAGTGTGTGGCATGGCTGCAGAGGTTTTCCTGGAGCACTAATGCCATCTAGAGGATGGAGTCAGTAACACATTTTACACTTCGGTTCAACCATGAGAAGCAGATGCCCAGTTTAAATCCAACAAATATATGCATGTCATCACATATgacttgaaaatgaataaaataattgttattgaATTACTGACCTAAAAAAGAAAACTTGTATACAAACCACcatttaacgaaaaaaaaaaaaagaaaataggtataaacattttctttggaaatagaataaagttttattataaaacagaaacactctctctcacacactcacacaatatGTTGAATTCACACATACTCTCCACAGTTGGAAATGATGACTTTCTGTTTGGTTTTGCCATCTTTTGTTCCCTGAGCCTGAGGAAACAGTACAGATACAAAGCCATTAGAAAACAGGACTACTTAAACGAATcactaaataaataagaataaatgtttctttgaacagcaaataagcatattgcaaagatttctgtaggatcatgagaccacagtaatgactgctgaaaattcagctttgcaatcaggAGTCAGGACTAataccattttaaatatattaaatagaaaacagttatttcaaattttaaACGATATTTCCCAATATCAAATAAATAGAGCCTtggttgagcataagagacttaaagtCATGTGATTGAAAATCTAATCTCCCTCAATCAGTAACTCACCTCCATGGCCCGGAGTACATCCATGCCCTCTATGAGCTCTCCGAACACCACATGTTTGCCATCCAGCCAGTCTGTTTTATCGACAGTGATGAAGAACTGCGAGCCGTTAGAATTGGGACCAGAGTTTGCCATCGACAGCTGACCTATGAGCACACAGCAAAACAACACGAGACCAGTCTTCATTTCAGATCAACCTCAACAAATACACTTACTGATCCTTCAGTTGAAACAATCttacagaaaaaacacacacacacaacttctcAAAATGAAGACTGGTCTCACCTGGTTCAGTGTGCTTGAGGACAAAGTTCTCATCGTCAAACTTGTGTCCATATATGGACTTCCCCCCGGTGCCGTTGTGGTTGGTAAAATCTCCACCTTGGCACATAAACTGAGGAATGATTCGGTGGAAGCTGCTGCCCTTGAATCCAAAGCCTTTCTCGTGCGTGCATAAACAACGGAAATTTTCTACAGGAGAACAAACGAACAAAACAGCTGTGACATCCTGAGACATGTCGCAATGAACAAAAGTAGCGGCAAATATTTTCTTCCAGATTGTGAAGTACACCAGAGTAAAACAGATTctcgaaaaagaaaaaaggaaagagcCTCTAAAGCTGGTTTACTGATTCTGACCTGCAGTCATGGGCACGACGTCCGCTCGCAGGAGGAAGCGCAGCCGGCCTGCAGGTTTGTTGCCGATCTTGATGTCCATGTAGACCTGTGGGTTATTTCTGCCTTTTTTTGCTGGAGGTTCTCCCTGCTCGGGAACACAAAATGCTCAATCTAAGTAAATCAAATCTAAAACAGAACATCAGACATggagcagaaatatttataaacagctatacaaaatgacaatttatcacacactattattttATACTAAAACCAAccaattatatttcaacattCCCACCTCCTGTGTATTTGTACTGGCTGGTTCTGCGGCTGACTCCGCCTCCTCGCTCTCCTCAACAGTCTTCCCTGAGAACTTCTTCAGCCAGTCATCTTCAGACCACACTATGAGCAGAACAGCAACGAAACATACATTCACTTTTCATGGGCATGCAAGTATTGAGTTAAAATCACAAATAGTAAGAGAAACACAAGCGGGAGATTTATTGAAACCAAAAAAATCCTTCACCTGGTCGAGAGGAACCCTCTTTAATTCTCATGGGTTTGGCAATGTTCACCCGGATGGTTCTGCCGAACAGCTCCGACTCATTCTGCACAACACAAAACCAAACAGACATGACCAGGACTAATTTAGCTGTGTTTTGGATTTTATGAGACAACAGAAGTCAGTGGTTCAGTCACCTACCATGTTATCGATGGCAGCAGCTGCATCCTGGAGAAAAAGCAGAAAGTAGTTTACATTGGGAGCTAGTGAGTatagggagctaatgaggagCATTTTAATCAAGTCGATGATACCGGTATATTCTATTTGAATTAAAGAGGGTTTTAGCAGATATTCACCTCTGCCAGTTCAAACTCGATGAATGCAAAGCCCCTGTGCTTCTCTGTGGAAAGAAAGAGTCAGACACAATAACGTTATTTTGTTAAAGCCGTAAAACAGTTTCTGTTTTAAAGTGTGCTTTTGAGTTATGATGATGAGAGaatgtattttgtgtatatttatgtgcGTTTGTCACCTGTCTCATAATCCAGCGGGATCTGAATATCGGTGATGTCACCAAAGGGAATGAACGCAGCGTGCAACACTTTCTCGTCCACCTCCTCCGCGAGACCACCTGAAAAAAAACAGGACCGCAGAtttgtctttttatattttattttcaaagcaCGGAACGTTCAAGGCAAGCTCATATTTCATCTTCTGGTGTTTTCCCGACTACAGCTGGAAACTGTAACCGCATCTCTGCCATGCATATGGGATTAATTTATTGGACTTTGAGAACGAAACGGttgttattttaaactataatttgGTTGTTTTTCTTACCGACATAAAGAACACGTTTGGTTGCCGCCATCTTGACTTTTGACTATCTTCTTCGCCACCTCGAGACGGCATGTCAGCCTCTAGTGTTGCGGAGGacaaataacatcacaaaaaaaacGTAAATCCTTTGCTCAGCGGAGAATTAACAGCTGAACTGTAAGTCAGGTGTATTTTCCCTACTAAGTGAACAGATATATTTTACTCCTTTGGATAGCTATGTAAAACATTTCCATGTGTGTTTAATTTCCAGTCACTGTTGTAAACGGTGGGACCCATGTATATCCTACTTAAATAGGACCTTTTGTGTGCTCATGATTTATATCTTGATAATGCAATAGACCAATTAAATATGGTAGCTGTATTTGTAAGAGCTTTTATAGAGCTTTGAAGAGGATGCAAAATGGAATTAAATAGGTTTGGTCATGCAACTAGTGTCAGGTAAAGGTGAAATTATGGGATGTTATGAATACTTCCGTTATTATTGTGCCCTTGAGGAAAAAATGTAACCTATAACGGGACTGTTCCTGtactgcaagtcactttggataaagagTGTCTGTAAAATTACCTTTGTCTCTACTtaaaaatgaagaagaagaagaagaagacgactacagtatatttcatttcaaatagttTCCCTTTATTTAGCCTGCCACACCACTCAGGTTATTGTGATGGGACAAGTGAGGTCCAATCAAATCAGCAAACACACTGAAGCTCACTGAAGAATCAAGTGTCCCACTTCCTCATAGAAAAAGTCAGTCGTGTACAGAGGCTCTTCCTTTCACAGAACTGCCGCTTTTTAAAATTAACTTCAAGTGGTAAAAATTATTACAGAGTTAAAAATATAAG from Carassius auratus strain Wakin unplaced genomic scaffold, ASM336829v1 scaf_tig00008913, whole genome shotgun sequence encodes:
- the LOC113072351 gene encoding peptidyl-prolyl cis-trans isomerase E, which gives rise to MAATKRVLYVGGLAEEVDEKVLHAAFIPFGDITDIQIPLDYETEKHRGFAFIEFELAEDAAAAIDNMNESELFGRTIRVNIAKPMRIKEGSSRPVWSEDDWLKKFSGKTVEESEEAESAAEPASTNTQEGEPPAKKGRNNPQVYMDIKIGNKPAGRLRFLLRADVVPMTAENFRCLCTHEKGFGFKGSSFHRIIPQFMCQGGDFTNHNGTGGKSIYGHKFDDENFVLKHTEPGQLSMANSGPNSNGSQFFITVDKTDWLDGKHVVFGELIEGMDVLRAMEAQGTKDGKTKQKVIISNCGEYV